The Pedobacter ginsengisoli region TTATCTCAGCATATGAATCTATATAAAAAAGGGGTCTGAAATTAACTCCTGGAATGGCGTCAGCATCAGTTTTATCGAATGAATATATACGATCAAAAAATGGCAAATAGTCTAAAGTATATTTCTTATTCTGAAGAGAATCCCACATATATAAAACAAAGATTGCTGAAGATTGTTGCTGTTTCAATGTTTTTAAAAGTGAGGGAAGCATCGCTTCAATATTAATCACAAAAACATAGTCATACCGTTTTCTTTCAGTTTTCTTAAATATAGTCCCATAATAAGAAAGAATTTTCCTCCTAAGCAGATTCTTATTTATTCTGATACTTGCTTTTGTAACAAAATTATTCTTCGGCCTTTCATCAAAGTAATCGACTTCCGCACCCATCTTCTTAAGCTTATTAGATATTTCCAACTCATAACCAAAGAAATTTGGAGCAAACAATAATACTTTTTTATCTGCAAGACCGGCCATCATTTATATAAACCCCTGGTTTTCATCTCATTTATAGATTCAGCAGAATTATCTGACTCTACTTCCTGCAAATTTACCCAATCAGTAAATAACCTCAATCCTTCACTAAATGTGAATTTTGGTTCAAAACCCAGTTTTGACTTAATTTTAGTTAGGTCAGCATAGTTGTGACGGATATCGCCTAAGCGATAATTTCCAGTTATAGTGATAGGAACTTCGACTTCATAATTTTTCAGCAGTTCTTTTGCCACAGTCACCACATCAACGGCAACACCTGACCCTACGTTAAAAACCTCTCCATCTGCTTCAGAACTCTCTATACCCAAAATAGTTGCATCAACTATATCATCAATAAAAACAAAATCTCGTGTTTCCTTTCCATCTTCAAAGATATTTATTCCGTTACCGTTTTTTATCTGGGTTGAGAATATTGAGAGTATGCCAGTATATGGATTTTTTAAGGATTGGCCAGGTCCGTAAACATTCTGATATCTGAATGCCACAGGTGCTATTCCAAGTGTTGGACAAACAGTCATAATCATTTGTTCCTGATTTTGTTTTGTTATGCCATATACTGATGATGGATGAATTTTCGATTCTTCGTCTGTGGCCATTACTATTAACTGCTCTCCACTATCGCCATATTTAACATCAAAATCACCATTATCCATATATCGTGCAACACGATGCTTAGGATAGACAATTCCATGTTCATCACTATTATATTTCCCCTCACCATAAATTGAGCGTGAAGAGGCAATGATCACCTTTTTTACTTGATTTTCCTGATTTGCCAAAATATCAAGCAAAATTGCCGTCCCGTTAATATTGACGTCAACATATTTCTGAATTTCATACATCGACTGACCGGTTCCTGTTTCTGCAGCAAAATGAACCACAACATCCTGCCCGTTCAAGGCTCGTTGCCAGTCATTTTTTGAAGTCACTGACCCCTGAACAAAGTTAACCTTATCTTTTATACTCCTGTAAAGCGGAGAAGTTTCAGCGGGATTATCTCCATGGATTTGCCGGGATAAATTATCAAGGACAGTA contains the following coding sequences:
- a CDS encoding NAD-dependent epimerase/dehydratase family protein gives rise to the protein MNRILITGGAGFIGSKLALKLMGKGYEVTVLDNLSRQIHGDNPAETSPLYRSIKDKVNFVQGSVTSKNDWQRALNGQDVVVHFAAETGTGQSMYEIQKYVDVNINGTAILLDILANQENQVKKVIIASSRSIYGEGKYNSDEHGIVYPKHRVARYMDNGDFDVKYGDSGEQLIVMATDEESKIHPSSVYGITKQNQEQMIMTVCPTLGIAPVAFRYQNVYGPGQSLKNPYTGILSIFSTQIKNGNGINIFEDGKETRDFVFIDDIVDATILGIESSEADGEVFNVGSGVAVDVVTVAKELLKNYEVEVPITITGNYRLGDIRHNYADLTKIKSKLGFEPKFTFSEGLRLFTDWVNLQEVESDNSAESINEMKTRGLYK